A stretch of Myxococcota bacterium DNA encodes these proteins:
- a CDS encoding CvpA family protein codes for MEPLAPVDLVVAAILGIALLRGLFLGLIREAFSIGALAAAVLAVRLFLDPATAWLDGWDFEWLPAVATPWVAGAGLALAALVAVNWAGAVIRKGARAVGLGWADRLGGAALGFAEGAIVAGVLLVVLGSFFGRDHQFLARSQSLAWLEQLEGATGNGASGADVAAPPRG; via the coding sequence GTGGAACCGCTCGCTCCCGTCGATCTCGTGGTGGCCGCGATCCTGGGGATCGCACTCTTGCGCGGGCTCTTCCTGGGCCTCATCCGCGAGGCCTTCTCGATCGGTGCGCTGGCCGCGGCCGTGCTCGCCGTGCGTCTGTTCCTCGACCCGGCGACCGCGTGGTTGGATGGCTGGGACTTCGAATGGCTACCCGCCGTCGCAACGCCCTGGGTGGCTGGAGCCGGGCTCGCACTCGCTGCGCTGGTGGCGGTCAACTGGGCGGGCGCGGTGATCCGAAAGGGCGCGCGCGCGGTGGGACTGGGTTGGGCCGACCGGCTGGGTGGCGCGGCGCTCGGGTTCGCCGAAGGCGCCATCGTCGCCGGCGTCCTGCTGGTGGTGCTCGGCAGCTTCTTCGGGCGCGATCACCAGTTCCTTGCCCGTTCCCAGAGCCTGGCCTGGTTGGAACAGCTCGAAGGCGCCACGGGCAATGGAGCGAGCGGCGCCGACGTGGCAGCACCCCCGCGCGGCTGA
- a CDS encoding amino acid permease: MTGSDLARVGAFTAACLLVSNAVGSGIFTTTGFLARDLGSEAWILGLWLLGGVLALAGALSYAELGAALPRVGGEYVYLRRAFGPLAGFLSGWTSFALGFGGAIAASAAAFAAYLQRLAPTLAEWDAAWIGVVLVWSITAVHLLGVEASGRFQRAVTVLKIAPILVGVGLAFVVGGDTAETPGLATAEPRFGAAAVGLVFVLYSFSGWNAASYIAGEMRDPARSLPLALVGGTVFVTALYLAVNVVYFAALPVSALGADPVLPVAEKSARALFGGDAARVVVAVLCVSIAGSVSSMVWAGPRVTLAMAEDGALPASLGGTTSGGAPLVATLLQSVWVTLLLFTGTFEQIVVYAGVALAIFGALAVACVPALRRGEPALERPFRTPGYPWVPIAFVAASLWTASYAAVERPVEALLSLGTVSLGIPLFFWARRRAAAPDA; this comes from the coding sequence ATGACCGGCAGCGACCTCGCCCGCGTCGGCGCCTTCACCGCCGCGTGTCTGCTCGTCTCGAACGCGGTGGGCAGCGGGATCTTCACCACCACCGGCTTCCTGGCGCGAGACCTGGGCTCGGAAGCCTGGATCCTCGGTCTCTGGCTGCTCGGCGGCGTGCTCGCGCTGGCCGGTGCCCTCTCCTATGCCGAGTTGGGTGCGGCGCTGCCGCGGGTCGGTGGTGAATACGTCTATCTGCGGCGCGCCTTCGGTCCGCTCGCCGGTTTCCTCAGCGGCTGGACTTCCTTCGCCCTCGGCTTCGGTGGCGCGATCGCCGCGTCGGCCGCCGCGTTCGCCGCCTACCTGCAGCGACTCGCGCCGACACTCGCCGAGTGGGACGCCGCCTGGATCGGCGTCGTCCTCGTATGGAGCATCACGGCGGTCCACCTGCTCGGCGTCGAGGCGAGCGGTCGCTTCCAACGCGCGGTCACCGTGTTGAAGATCGCCCCGATCCTGGTGGGCGTCGGTCTCGCCTTCGTGGTCGGCGGCGACACCGCCGAGACCCCCGGGCTCGCCACTGCCGAACCCCGGTTCGGCGCGGCCGCCGTCGGGTTGGTGTTCGTGCTCTACTCGTTCTCGGGCTGGAACGCGGCGAGTTACATCGCGGGCGAGATGCGCGATCCGGCGCGTTCGCTCCCGCTCGCTCTGGTCGGGGGCACGGTGTTCGTGACCGCGCTCTACCTGGCCGTGAACGTCGTGTACTTCGCGGCGTTGCCGGTCTCGGCCCTCGGCGCAGACCCCGTGCTCCCGGTGGCCGAGAAATCGGCCCGCGCCCTTTTCGGGGGCGACGCCGCGCGCGTCGTCGTCGCGGTCTTGTGCGTCTCGATCGCGGGCTCGGTGAGCAGCATGGTCTGGGCTGGTCCGCGCGTCACCCTGGCGATGGCCGAGGACGGGGCGCTGCCCGCGTCGCTCGGTGGCACGACGTCGGGCGGTGCGCCGCTCGTGGCAACGCTCCTCCAGAGCGTCTGGGTCACGCTGCTCCTGTTCACGGGCACCTTCGAACAGATCGTCGTGTACGCCGGCGTCGCCCTCGCGATCTTTGGCGCCCTCGCCGTCGCGTGCGTCCCCGCCCTGCGGCGCGGCGAACCCGCGCTGGAGCGACCGTTCCGCACCCCGGGATACCCCTGGGTGCCAATCGCGTTCGTCGCTGCGTCCCTGTGGACCGCGTCCTATGCCGCAGTCGAACGGCCCGTGGAGGCGTTGCTCTCCCTCGGCACGGTCTCGCTGGGGATTCCGCTCTTCTTCTGGGCGCGCCGACGCGCGGCGGCGCCCGACGCCTAA
- a CDS encoding NAD(P)/FAD-dependent oxidoreductase, whose amino-acid sequence MGWDVAVIGAGHNGLVAAALLARAGRRVVVLERRDRVGGACVTEERWPGYRVSRAAYVAGLVRPVVSKELDLARHGLRFLRRSPSSFTPLPDGRGLLLGGSEAETHASIAAFSRSDADRYPRYEAMLDRFARWIEPSLDAPAPDPGRLHARDLALLGRLGVGALRLGRELPRALALLLGPARPELERWFESEPLRATLATDAVIGAWAPPSAPGTGYVLFHHVMGETGGARGVWAYVEGGMGRFSEAIASAAREAGVEIRLESEVARIDVDGGAARGVTLSDGTSIEARCVVSGADPKRTFVDWVGPGALPETFAREVAGLDFRSGSVKVNLALDRLPRFRGSTQDGVAPEHHGTIHVGATTLDDLERAFQEAQAGRLPERPIVELTLPTALDASLAPSGHHIASLFVQWGPCDASAEAWDTLRDPLADRACALIDDVAPGFSDSVIHREVLAPPDLERIFGLTGGNLFHGAMTPDRLLSMRPIPGWARYATPIQDLYLCGAGTHPGGGVMGACGRNAAREILRQSR is encoded by the coding sequence GTGGGGTGGGACGTCGCCGTCATCGGCGCGGGACACAACGGTCTGGTCGCGGCGGCGTTGTTGGCGCGCGCAGGACGACGGGTCGTGGTGTTGGAACGACGCGATCGCGTGGGCGGCGCCTGCGTCACCGAAGAACGCTGGCCCGGCTACCGCGTCTCGCGGGCCGCGTACGTGGCCGGACTCGTGCGACCCGTCGTGTCGAAGGAACTCGACCTCGCCCGCCACGGCCTGCGCTTCCTGCGCCGTTCACCATCCTCCTTCACGCCGCTGCCCGACGGACGCGGTCTCCTTCTCGGAGGGAGCGAGGCCGAGACCCATGCCTCGATCGCCGCGTTCTCGCGCTCCGACGCCGATCGCTACCCGCGCTACGAAGCAATGCTCGATCGCTTCGCCCGCTGGATCGAGCCGTCGCTCGACGCACCGGCGCCCGACCCGGGTCGGCTGCACGCGCGTGACCTCGCACTCCTGGGGCGCCTGGGGGTGGGAGCCCTCCGCTTGGGTCGTGAGCTGCCGCGCGCCCTCGCCCTCTTGCTGGGCCCCGCCCGCCCGGAGCTCGAACGCTGGTTCGAGAGCGAACCGCTCCGGGCGACCCTCGCGACCGACGCGGTGATCGGCGCCTGGGCTCCTCCCTCGGCTCCGGGAACGGGTTACGTGCTCTTCCATCACGTGATGGGGGAGACCGGCGGCGCCCGCGGCGTTTGGGCCTACGTCGAAGGCGGCATGGGACGCTTCTCGGAAGCGATCGCGAGCGCGGCGCGGGAAGCAGGGGTCGAGATCCGGCTCGAATCGGAGGTCGCCCGCATCGACGTCGACGGCGGCGCTGCGCGCGGCGTCACGCTGTCCGACGGCACCTCGATCGAAGCGCGCTGCGTGGTGTCGGGAGCCGACCCGAAGCGCACCTTCGTCGATTGGGTGGGCCCCGGCGCCCTCCCCGAAACGTTCGCGCGCGAAGTCGCCGGGCTCGATTTCCGCAGCGGCAGCGTCAAGGTCAACCTGGCCTTGGACCGACTGCCACGGTTTCGCGGAAGTACACAGGATGGCGTCGCCCCGGAACATCACGGCACCATCCACGTCGGCGCCACCACCCTCGACGACCTCGAGCGCGCGTTTCAGGAAGCGCAGGCCGGGCGTCTCCCCGAGCGTCCGATCGTCGAGCTGACCCTGCCGACGGCACTCGACGCCAGCCTCGCGCCGTCGGGTCACCACATCGCCTCGCTCTTCGTCCAGTGGGGACCGTGCGACGCCTCGGCCGAAGCCTGGGACACCCTGCGCGACCCTCTCGCCGACCGCGCCTGCGCGCTGATCGATGATGTGGCGCCGGGCTTCAGCGACAGCGTGATCCACCGGGAAGTGCTGGCGCCCCCCGACCTGGAGCGGATCTTCGGGCTGACCGGTGGGAACCTCTTCCACGGCGCGATGACCCCGGATCGGCTGCTCTCGATGCGACCGATCCCGGGCTGGGCTCGCTACGCGACCCCCATCCAGGATCTCTATCTCTGCGGTGCGGGGACCCACCCGGGCGGCGGCGTGATGGGCGCCTGCGGGCGGAACGCAGCCCGGGAGATCTTGCGCCAATCCCGCTGA
- a CDS encoding methyltransferase domain-containing protein, whose product MRATRVSLVGFVLFGLLGCQNVSKLEFSRLGSRAAWQHPERVVDVLALEPGQTVADLGAGEGYFLPYLSNAVGANGKVYAVEVDAELVQELERFVADAGLENVQVVRGEFEDPMLPDGAIDVLFTVNTFHHIEDQAPYFARLRERDLRPSGRVAILEPNQDLGGVLSLFQNAGHWSRSADVVDALQAAGFQHTTSHDFLPVQIFEVFAPLENPADARTERAQSRE is encoded by the coding sequence ATGCGGGCCACGCGGGTCAGCCTCGTCGGGTTCGTCCTGTTCGGTCTGCTCGGCTGCCAGAACGTGTCGAAGCTCGAGTTCAGCCGCCTCGGAAGCCGCGCCGCGTGGCAGCACCCCGAACGGGTGGTGGACGTGCTCGCGCTCGAACCCGGCCAGACGGTGGCCGACCTGGGCGCTGGCGAGGGATACTTCCTGCCCTACCTCTCGAACGCCGTCGGTGCGAACGGCAAGGTCTACGCCGTCGAGGTCGACGCCGAGCTGGTCCAAGAGCTCGAGCGCTTCGTCGCCGACGCGGGTCTCGAGAACGTTCAGGTCGTGCGCGGAGAGTTCGAGGATCCCATGCTGCCCGACGGCGCGATCGACGTGCTCTTCACCGTGAACACCTTCCACCACATCGAAGACCAGGCACCTTACTTCGCGCGGCTGCGGGAACGAGATCTCCGGCCGTCGGGACGGGTCGCGATCCTCGAGCCGAACCAGGACCTGGGCGGCGTGCTCAGCCTGTTCCAGAACGCAGGGCACTGGAGCCGAAGCGCCGATGTCGTCGACGCTCTCCAGGCCGCCGGCTTCCAACACACGACGAGCCACGATTTCCTTCCGGTGCAGATCTTCGAGGTGTTCGCACCTCTCGAGAATCCGGCCGATGCGCGCACCGAGCGTGCCCAAAGCCGAGAATGA
- a CDS encoding rhodanese-like domain-containing protein, with protein sequence MKTRRLLPIAAPILLGSVALTAWIALPSHEGLGVLDVPELVQRLDDPQRPPVLVDANSADTREKNGVIPGARLLTSYRDYDPERELPADRFTPLVFYCYNAWCTSATEAARKARDAGYHDVSVLPEGLAGWIRAGRTVARLTAGVRS encoded by the coding sequence ATGAAGACCCGACGTCTACTTCCGATCGCCGCTCCGATCCTCCTCGGCAGCGTGGCGCTCACCGCGTGGATCGCGCTCCCGAGCCACGAAGGACTGGGCGTGTTGGACGTCCCCGAACTGGTGCAGCGTCTCGACGATCCACAGCGCCCGCCGGTGTTGGTCGACGCGAACAGCGCGGACACCCGCGAGAAGAACGGCGTGATCCCGGGTGCGCGGCTCCTCACGAGCTACCGCGACTACGACCCCGAGCGGGAGCTTCCGGCCGACCGTTTCACCCCGCTCGTCTTCTACTGTTACAACGCCTGGTGTACATCGGCGACCGAGGCCGCGCGCAAGGCCCGCGACGCCGGCTACCACGACGTTTCCGTGCTGCCCGAAGGCCTCGCGGGCTGGATCCGGGCCGGGCGCACCGTCGCGCGCCTGACCGCCGGAGTGCGCTCGTGA
- a CDS encoding helix-turn-helix domain-containing protein, giving the protein MPRQTPPNRIRDLLEAATRVFIRQGYRRAQMADVAQELGVAKGTLYLYVESKEALFDHAIRYAAGELADPDALPLPLATRPPDALQRDLERVLAEAGMPDSLASGLPERLGPKTARACLETILRDVFGLLSRFRTAIKLIDRCELESTELGQTFYRDGRAALVAALANVLDAGAQQGAFRRYPDPLVAARFVSESLTTWAVHIHWDPAPQEIPPAVAEETAIQMLLAALLPPD; this is encoded by the coding sequence GTGCCCCGCCAGACCCCGCCGAACCGTATCCGTGACCTCCTCGAAGCCGCGACCCGGGTCTTCATCCGGCAGGGGTATCGGCGGGCCCAGATGGCCGACGTCGCCCAGGAGCTCGGGGTCGCGAAGGGCACGCTCTACCTCTACGTCGAGAGCAAGGAGGCGCTCTTCGACCACGCGATCCGCTACGCGGCCGGCGAACTCGCAGACCCGGACGCCCTCCCCCTCCCGCTCGCGACCCGACCGCCCGACGCCCTGCAGCGCGACCTCGAGCGGGTGCTCGCCGAGGCCGGCATGCCGGACTCTCTGGCCTCGGGACTGCCCGAACGACTCGGCCCCAAGACCGCACGGGCCTGCCTCGAGACCATCCTGCGCGACGTCTTCGGTCTGCTCAGCCGCTTCCGGACCGCGATCAAGCTGATCGACCGCTGTGAGCTCGAATCGACCGAGCTCGGCCAGACCTTCTACCGCGACGGTCGCGCTGCCCTGGTCGCGGCCCTCGCGAACGTGCTCGACGCGGGCGCCCAGCAAGGCGCGTTTCGCCGCTACCCCGACCCACTCGTCGCCGCGCGGTTCGTCTCCGAGTCGCTGACCACCTGGGCCGTGCACATCCATTGGGACCCGGCACCGCAGGAGATCCCTCCGGCGGTGGCCGAGGAAACCGCGATCCAAATGTTGCTCGCGGCGCTCTTGCCGCCCGACTGA